The proteins below are encoded in one region of Streptomyces cyanogenus:
- a CDS encoding GNAT family N-acetyltransferase, with the protein MTSTFPNISISTERLVLRPLDEDDVPALAEMMNDEQVVAWTTVAHPYTEADAREWITRLAPEERTAGRGIVLAVTEFLTQRLVGIVHLRNTDWRVRSSEIAYVVAPWARGEGYASEAALATAQWLFHDRKFERLELRTAADNTASQQVAQKIGCISEGVLRNAWIARARTGDGTWTEVRTDVIVWSLLPEDLAGVGEQLADTGGFTSYSDWN; encoded by the coding sequence ATGACGAGCACCTTCCCCAACATCTCCATCAGCACGGAGCGGTTGGTGCTGCGCCCCCTCGACGAGGACGACGTGCCCGCCCTGGCCGAGATGATGAACGACGAGCAGGTCGTCGCCTGGACCACCGTCGCGCACCCCTACACCGAGGCCGACGCCCGCGAGTGGATCACCCGGCTGGCCCCCGAGGAGCGCACCGCCGGCCGCGGCATCGTCCTCGCCGTCACCGAGTTCCTCACCCAGCGGCTCGTCGGCATCGTCCACCTGAGGAACACCGACTGGCGCGTACGGTCCAGCGAGATCGCCTACGTCGTCGCTCCCTGGGCCCGCGGCGAGGGCTACGCCTCCGAAGCGGCCCTCGCCACCGCCCAGTGGCTCTTCCACGACCGGAAGTTCGAGCGGCTCGAACTGCGCACCGCCGCCGACAACACCGCCTCCCAGCAGGTGGCCCAGAAGATCGGCTGCATCAGCGAGGGCGTCCTGCGCAACGCCTGGATAGCCCGCGCCAGAACCGGGGACGGCACCTGGACCGAGGTGCGCACCGACGTCATCGTCTGGAGCCTGCTGCCGGAGGACCTCGCCGGTGTCGGCGAGCAGCTCGCCGACACGGGTGGTTTCACCTCGTACTCGGACTGGAACTGA
- a CDS encoding MetQ/NlpA family ABC transporter substrate-binding protein: MRNTAKLTTAVLATGALTLGLTACGSGKDSGSSDRNGPLVVAASPTPHAEILDFVKDKLAKKAGLDLEVKEFTDYITPNTATEDGSVDANYFQNQPYLDDFNKKRGTHIVPVVTVHLEPLGLYSHKIKKADALKSGATIAVPNDAVNEARALKLLAANGLITLKDGVGSEATPQDITKNPKNLKFKEVEAAQTARSLDDVDAAVINGNYAISAGLKPAKEALVLESAKNSPYGNFLAVKKGDESDPRVKKLAKLLTSPEVKKFIEDKYQGSVIPSF, encoded by the coding sequence GTGCGTAACACCGCCAAGCTCACCACCGCCGTCCTCGCCACCGGAGCCCTCACCCTCGGGCTGACCGCCTGCGGCTCCGGCAAGGACTCCGGCTCCTCCGACCGCAACGGCCCGCTGGTCGTCGCCGCGAGCCCGACCCCGCACGCCGAGATCCTCGACTTCGTCAAGGACAAGCTGGCGAAGAAGGCGGGCCTCGACCTGGAGGTCAAGGAGTTCACCGACTACATCACGCCGAACACGGCGACCGAGGACGGCTCGGTGGACGCCAACTACTTCCAGAACCAGCCGTACCTGGACGACTTCAACAAGAAGCGCGGCACCCACATCGTGCCCGTCGTCACGGTGCACCTGGAGCCGCTCGGCCTCTACTCCCACAAGATCAAGAAGGCCGACGCCCTGAAGAGCGGTGCGACCATCGCCGTGCCGAACGACGCCGTCAACGAGGCCCGTGCACTGAAGCTGCTCGCCGCCAACGGGCTCATCACCCTCAAGGACGGCGTCGGCTCCGAGGCCACCCCGCAGGACATCACCAAGAACCCCAAGAACCTCAAGTTCAAGGAGGTCGAGGCGGCCCAGACCGCACGCTCCCTGGACGACGTGGACGCGGCCGTGATCAACGGCAACTACGCCATCTCCGCCGGCCTCAAGCCGGCCAAGGAGGCGCTGGTCCTGGAGTCCGCCAAGAACAGCCCGTACGGCAACTTCCTCGCCGTGAAGAAGGGCGACGAGTCGGACCCGCGGGTCAAGAAGCTCGCGAAGCTCCTCACCTCGCCCGAGGTCAAGAAGTTCATCGAGGACAAGTACCAGGGCTCCGTCATCCCGTCGTTCTGA
- a CDS encoding methionine ABC transporter permease produces the protein MTWPEMQPLLSQACWDTLYMVGWSTLIAVVGGLPLGILLVLTDRGGLLQNVVANKVIGQVVNVARSMPFIILMVALMGLTRSITGTTIGREAAIVPLAIGAIPFFARLVETAVREVDGGLVEAVQSMGGNTWTIVRKVLVPESLPSLIASTTTTIVALIGYSAMAGTVGAGGLGDIAIRYGYQRFETQMMWITVAILAVVISVIQFAGDYAARALHRRGGRSGPAPKLRLLKAKEPAAADVGKVA, from the coding sequence GTGACCTGGCCGGAGATGCAGCCGCTGCTGTCGCAGGCGTGTTGGGACACGCTGTACATGGTCGGCTGGTCCACCCTGATCGCCGTCGTCGGCGGCCTTCCGCTGGGCATCCTCCTGGTCCTGACGGACCGGGGCGGCCTGCTGCAGAACGTCGTCGCCAACAAGGTCATCGGGCAGGTCGTGAACGTCGCCCGCTCCATGCCGTTCATCATCCTGATGGTCGCGCTGATGGGTCTCACCCGTTCGATCACCGGGACGACCATCGGCCGCGAGGCCGCCATCGTGCCGCTCGCCATCGGCGCGATCCCCTTCTTCGCGCGCCTGGTCGAGACGGCCGTCCGCGAAGTGGACGGCGGGCTCGTCGAGGCCGTCCAGTCGATGGGCGGCAACACCTGGACCATCGTCCGCAAGGTGCTCGTACCGGAGTCGCTGCCCTCCCTGATCGCCAGCACCACCACCACGATCGTCGCCCTCATCGGCTACTCGGCCATGGCCGGCACGGTCGGCGCCGGCGGCCTCGGAGACATCGCCATCCGCTACGGCTACCAGCGCTTCGAGACCCAGATGATGTGGATCACCGTCGCGATCCTCGCCGTCGTCATCTCCGTCATCCAGTTCGCCGGCGACTACGCGGCCCGCGCCCTGCACCGCCGGGGCGGCCGGTCCGGCCCCGCGCCCAAGCTCCGCCTGCTGAAGGCCAAGGAGCCCGCGGCGGCCGACGTCGGCAAGGTCGCGTAA
- a CDS encoding methionine ABC transporter ATP-binding protein: protein MITTSGLTKVYRSRGREVTALDGVDLHVREGEVYGVIGQSGAGKSSLIRCVNLLERPTSGTVTVAGQDLTALAGRGPRAGRELRRARSRIGMVFQHFNLLSSRTVQDNVELPLEILGQAGRARSRKALELLDLVGLADKAKAYPAQLSGGQKQRVGIARALAGDPKVLLSDEATSALDPETTRSILQLLRDLNRQLGLTVLLITHEMDVVKSICDSAALMEKGRIVESGTVSELLATPGSELAAALFPVGGEATGADRTVLDVTFHGEAATQPVISQLSRTYNIDISILGAAIDTVGGLQIGRMRIELPGRYEDNVVPVGFLREQGLQIDVVGQESLLVKEGAK from the coding sequence GTGATCACCACCTCGGGCCTGACCAAGGTCTACCGCTCCCGCGGCCGTGAGGTCACCGCCCTCGACGGCGTCGATCTCCACGTCCGCGAAGGCGAGGTCTACGGCGTCATCGGCCAGTCCGGCGCCGGCAAGTCCTCCCTCATCCGCTGCGTCAACCTGCTGGAGCGCCCCACCTCCGGCACCGTGACCGTCGCCGGGCAGGACCTCACCGCCCTGGCCGGCCGCGGCCCGCGCGCCGGCAGGGAACTGCGCCGGGCGCGCAGCCGGATCGGCATGGTCTTCCAGCACTTCAACCTGCTGTCCTCGCGGACCGTGCAGGACAACGTCGAGCTGCCGCTGGAGATCCTCGGCCAAGCGGGCCGGGCCCGCTCCCGCAAGGCGCTGGAACTGCTCGACCTGGTCGGCCTCGCCGACAAGGCGAAGGCCTACCCCGCCCAGCTCTCCGGCGGTCAGAAGCAGCGCGTCGGCATCGCGCGTGCCCTCGCCGGCGACCCCAAGGTGCTCCTCTCCGACGAGGCCACCAGCGCCCTCGACCCCGAGACCACCCGGTCCATCCTCCAGCTGCTGCGCGACCTGAACCGCCAGCTGGGCCTGACCGTCCTGCTCATCACCCACGAGATGGACGTCGTGAAGTCGATCTGCGACTCGGCCGCCCTGATGGAGAAGGGCCGGATCGTGGAGTCCGGCACGGTCAGCGAGCTGCTCGCCACCCCGGGCTCCGAGCTCGCCGCCGCGCTCTTCCCGGTGGGCGGCGAGGCGACCGGCGCCGACCGGACCGTCCTCGACGTCACCTTCCACGGCGAGGCCGCCACCCAGCCGGTCATCTCCCAGCTCTCGCGTACGTACAACATCGACATCTCGATCCTCGGCGCCGCCATCGACACCGTCGGCGGCCTCCAGATCGGCCGCATGCGCATCGAACTGCCCGGTCGTTACGAGGACAACGTGGTGCCGGTCGGATTCCTGCGCGAACAGGGCCTGCAGATCGACGTGGTGGGCCAGGAGAGCCTGCTGGTGAAGGAAGGTGCCAAGTGA
- a CDS encoding GNAT family N-acetyltransferase yields MGMSVTISVATEQDAEQIFRLQYLCFQGEAALYGNYRIDPLVQTLDSVRQEVASDCVFVARLGEEVVGSVRGKLTEDGAAAIGKLCVHPRLQGHGIGARLLRAAETALESERGAKRFRLFTGHRSEGNLRLYRRVGYQTVGRAKGDDGVEMIILEKQAGAFVQTA; encoded by the coding sequence ATGGGCATGAGCGTGACCATCTCGGTGGCGACCGAGCAGGACGCGGAGCAGATCTTCCGGCTCCAGTACCTGTGCTTCCAGGGCGAGGCGGCGCTGTACGGCAACTACCGCATCGACCCGCTCGTGCAGACCCTGGACTCCGTCCGTCAGGAGGTCGCCTCCGACTGCGTCTTCGTCGCCCGGCTCGGCGAGGAGGTGGTCGGCTCGGTGCGCGGCAAGCTCACCGAGGACGGCGCGGCGGCCATCGGCAAGCTCTGCGTCCACCCCCGCCTCCAGGGCCACGGCATCGGCGCGCGGCTGCTGCGCGCGGCGGAGACGGCGCTGGAGTCGGAGCGCGGCGCCAAGAGGTTCCGCCTCTTCACCGGCCACCGCAGCGAGGGCAACCTGCGCCTGTACCGCCGGGTCGGCTACCAGACGGTGGGCCGGGCCAAGGGCGACGACGGGGTGGAGATGATCATCCTGGAGAAGCAGGCGGGGGCTTTCGTCCAGACGGCGTGA
- a CDS encoding sigma-70 family RNA polymerase sigma factor encodes MTHDLLAALHPLLTAEASAEAQAAGSEPGDLEQAVWLRLLERLETDGPPPDPQGWLRRAVRAEARRTRRTRRLERPYEGEPADDLRPGPEQHVLTAARYRALREAVRRLPGRCPRLLEALLSPKDLTYQEIAGELGISQGSLGPERSRCLGCLRRLLAPEVAACEARG; translated from the coding sequence ATGACGCACGACCTGCTGGCCGCCCTGCACCCTCTGCTCACCGCCGAGGCCTCCGCCGAGGCTCAGGCCGCCGGAAGCGAGCCGGGTGACCTGGAGCAGGCCGTCTGGCTGCGGCTCCTGGAGCGGCTGGAGACCGACGGGCCTCCGCCGGACCCCCAGGGCTGGCTGCGCAGGGCCGTCCGCGCCGAGGCCCGCCGCACCCGCCGCACCCGCCGCCTGGAACGGCCGTACGAGGGTGAACCGGCCGACGACCTGCGCCCCGGACCCGAACAGCACGTCCTGACCGCCGCCCGGTACCGCGCGCTGCGGGAGGCGGTCCGCCGGCTGCCCGGCCGCTGCCCCCGCCTCCTGGAGGCGCTGCTCTCGCCGAAGGACCTGACATACCAGGAGATCGCGGGGGAGTTGGGTATCTCACAGGGCAGTCTGGGCCCGGAACGTTCCCGATGTCTGGGATGTCTGCGTCGATTGCTCGCGCCGGAGGTTGCGGCCTGCGAAGCGCGGGGATAG
- a CDS encoding glycerophosphodiester phosphodiesterase, producing the protein MDSDQANGRTQGTGRRALLGAAVLGAGGAVLGLPGAAGAAETRTAGPGGRGLKSLPVPTIIGHRGASGYRPEHTFGSYDLALDLGADVVEAGDLVPTKDGHLVCRHEPEIGGTTDVASRPEFAGRKTTKVVDGVSTTGWFTEDFTLAELKTLRAVERIPANRPHNTLYNGRWEIPTFEEVLRWQDEQTRKRGRQVWIYPETKHPTYFRKLGLGLEERVAKLLRKYGKDGRNSPVILQSFEPTSIQRLNRLVDNPLVVLLSSADSRPYDFVEAKDPRTVADLVTPKGLREIAGYAQGIGPTLDLIIPKKADGTLAEPTTLVADAHKVGLVLHPYTMRNENPFLPAEYRKGGAADAYGDVFGAFKRYFATGIDGVFTDNADTGLLARADFLKG; encoded by the coding sequence ATGGACAGCGACCAGGCGAACGGGCGGACACAGGGAACGGGACGGCGGGCGCTGCTCGGCGCCGCGGTGCTCGGCGCGGGCGGAGCGGTCCTCGGACTGCCCGGGGCGGCCGGGGCCGCCGAGACCCGGACGGCCGGACCCGGCGGGCGCGGGCTGAAGAGCCTGCCGGTGCCGACGATCATCGGCCACCGGGGTGCCAGCGGCTACCGCCCCGAGCACACGTTCGGCTCGTACGACCTGGCCCTGGACCTCGGCGCCGACGTGGTCGAGGCGGGCGACCTGGTACCCACCAAGGACGGCCACCTGGTCTGCCGGCACGAGCCGGAGATCGGCGGCACGACGGACGTCGCCTCCCGTCCGGAGTTCGCCGGCCGGAAGACCACCAAGGTCGTGGACGGCGTCTCCACCACCGGCTGGTTCACCGAGGACTTCACGCTCGCCGAGCTGAAGACGCTGCGCGCCGTGGAGCGCATCCCGGCCAACCGGCCGCACAACACCCTCTACAACGGCCGCTGGGAGATCCCCACCTTCGAAGAGGTCCTCAGGTGGCAGGACGAGCAGACCCGCAAGCGCGGCCGGCAGGTCTGGATCTACCCGGAGACCAAGCACCCCACCTACTTCCGCAAGCTGGGCCTCGGTCTGGAGGAGCGGGTGGCGAAGCTGCTGCGCAAGTACGGCAAGGACGGCCGCAACTCCCCGGTCATCCTGCAGTCCTTCGAACCCACCAGCATCCAGCGGCTGAACCGGCTGGTCGACAACCCGCTCGTCGTCCTGCTCTCCTCGGCCGACAGCCGCCCGTACGACTTCGTCGAGGCGAAGGACCCGCGGACGGTCGCCGACCTCGTCACGCCCAAGGGGCTGCGCGAGATCGCCGGCTACGCCCAGGGCATCGGCCCCACCCTGGACCTGATCATCCCGAAGAAGGCGGACGGCACCCTCGCCGAGCCGACCACCCTGGTCGCCGACGCGCACAAGGTCGGCCTCGTGCTGCACCCGTACACGATGCGCAACGAGAACCCCTTCCTGCCCGCCGAGTACCGCAAGGGCGGGGCGGCCGACGCCTACGGTGACGTCTTCGGCGCCTTCAAGCGGTACTTCGCCACCGGTATCGACGGCGTCTTCACCGACAACGCCGACACCGGGCTGCTCGCCCGCGCCGACTTCCTGAAGGGCTGA
- a CDS encoding lysophospholipid acyltransferase family protein gives MTSEDPLSRFALIKAVLGPIMRLMFRPQVEGVDNIPGDGPVILAGNHLTFIDSIVLPVVTKRQVFFIGKDEYVTGKGLKGRLMAWFFTGVGMIPVDRDGASGGVAALMTGRRILEEGKIFGIYPEGTRSPDGRLYRGRTGIARLTLMTGAPVVPFAMIGTDKLQPGGRGIPRPGRVTVRFGEPMEFSRYEGMDRDRYVLRAVTDSVMAEVMRLSGQEYVDMYATKAKAA, from the coding sequence TTGACATCGGAGGACCCGTTGTCCCGCTTCGCGCTCATCAAGGCAGTGCTCGGACCGATCATGCGCCTGATGTTCCGCCCACAGGTGGAGGGCGTGGACAACATCCCGGGGGACGGGCCGGTGATTCTGGCCGGTAATCACCTGACGTTCATCGACTCCATCGTGCTGCCGGTGGTCACCAAGCGGCAGGTGTTCTTCATCGGCAAGGACGAGTACGTCACCGGCAAGGGGCTCAAGGGCCGGCTGATGGCGTGGTTCTTCACCGGCGTCGGCATGATCCCGGTGGACCGCGACGGGGCCAGCGGCGGCGTGGCCGCGCTCATGACGGGCCGGCGGATCCTGGAGGAGGGCAAGATCTTCGGGATCTACCCCGAGGGCACCCGGTCGCCCGACGGGCGCCTGTACCGGGGCCGTACCGGTATCGCCCGCCTGACCCTGATGACCGGCGCGCCGGTGGTGCCGTTCGCCATGATCGGCACGGACAAGCTGCAGCCGGGGGGCCGGGGCATCCCGCGGCCCGGCCGGGTCACCGTGCGGTTCGGCGAGCCGATGGAGTTCTCGCGGTACGAGGGCATGGACCGCGACCGCTACGTGCTGCGCGCGGTGACGGACTCCGTCATGGCCGAGGTCATGCGCCTGTCGGGCCAGGAGTACGTCGACATGTACGCCACCAAGGCGAAGGCCGCCTAG
- a CDS encoding multicopper oxidase family protein: MYKPSRRTLLRTPIAAAGAGFLAACTSSGSEPGSGPQHGNGGAQFVPPGPRGYVNPSDPEVLAAERKRGSGHVRTFRFTAAAAELDLGGRSVRTWAYNEEVPGPLVRVTAGDVLDLTLANRLPATTTLHSHGVRLRCDMDGVPDLTQRAIASGDDFRYHFVAKHPGTYLLHSHVGMQPDRALYAPLVVDDPKEPLSYDKEWVVVIDDWLDGVEGSTPEGVMEQLKPGGAMDMGKMAMGPGHGSAHPGKKATGHPTPHRKSTGPDRVLHHSYSRMLHGEGGSVAYPHYLVNGRLPGNPSVFRCRPGDRVRLRIINAGSETAFRVALGDHAMTVTHTDGYPVKHKQTDALLVGMAERYDVLVTAKDGVFPLVALAEGKKGGALAVLSTAKAGRKLPPADVHPHELDGRTVPAHRLLPDDSVALADRHPDREMRIRITGTMEKFDWGFDHKPYSAQQRHAVRAGERVRLTLINATGMWHPMHLHGHTFSLAGIDSVGARKDTALVLPHRKLVIDFDADNPGLWMLHCHNQYHSESGMMTVLGYKR, encoded by the coding sequence ATGTACAAACCTTCTCGGCGTACTCTGCTCCGTACCCCGATCGCCGCCGCCGGCGCGGGATTCCTGGCAGCCTGCACCAGTTCCGGGTCCGAGCCCGGTTCCGGCCCCCAACACGGGAACGGCGGGGCACAGTTCGTCCCACCCGGGCCCCGGGGGTACGTCAACCCGTCGGATCCGGAGGTCCTGGCCGCCGAGCGGAAACGGGGGTCCGGCCACGTCCGCACCTTCCGGTTCACCGCCGCCGCAGCGGAGCTGGACCTGGGCGGACGGTCGGTCCGCACCTGGGCGTACAACGAGGAGGTACCGGGCCCGCTGGTGCGGGTCACGGCCGGTGACGTACTCGACCTCACGCTCGCCAACCGGCTGCCCGCCACCACCACGCTGCACTCCCACGGGGTGCGGCTGCGCTGCGACATGGACGGCGTGCCGGACCTGACCCAGCGGGCCATCGCCTCGGGAGACGACTTCCGCTACCACTTCGTCGCCAAGCACCCGGGAACGTACCTGCTGCACTCCCATGTGGGGATGCAGCCCGACCGGGCCCTGTACGCGCCGCTCGTCGTGGACGACCCCAAGGAGCCTCTCTCCTACGACAAGGAGTGGGTCGTGGTCATCGACGACTGGCTGGACGGGGTGGAGGGCTCCACCCCCGAAGGCGTCATGGAGCAGCTCAAGCCCGGCGGAGCCATGGACATGGGGAAGATGGCCATGGGTCCCGGCCACGGCAGCGCGCACCCCGGCAAGAAGGCGACCGGGCACCCGACACCGCACCGTAAGTCCACGGGCCCCGACCGGGTGCTGCACCACTCCTACAGCCGCATGCTCCACGGGGAGGGCGGCAGCGTCGCCTACCCGCACTACCTGGTCAACGGGCGGCTGCCCGGCAATCCGTCGGTGTTCCGCTGCCGTCCCGGCGACCGGGTGCGCCTGCGCATCATCAACGCCGGTTCCGAGACCGCCTTCCGGGTCGCGCTGGGCGACCACGCGATGACCGTCACCCACACCGACGGCTACCCGGTGAAGCACAAGCAGACCGACGCCCTGCTCGTCGGCATGGCGGAACGCTACGACGTGCTCGTCACCGCCAAGGACGGGGTCTTCCCCCTGGTCGCCCTGGCCGAGGGCAAGAAGGGCGGGGCCCTCGCCGTGCTGAGCACCGCCAAGGCGGGCAGGAAGCTGCCCCCGGCCGACGTACACCCGCACGAACTCGACGGCAGGACCGTCCCCGCGCACCGTCTCCTGCCCGACGACTCCGTGGCCCTGGCGGACCGTCACCCCGACCGCGAGATGCGCATCCGGATCACCGGCACCATGGAGAAGTTCGACTGGGGGTTCGACCACAAGCCCTACTCCGCGCAGCAGCGGCACGCGGTCCGCGCGGGTGAGCGGGTGCGGCTGACGCTCATCAACGCCACGGGCATGTGGCATCCGATGCATCTGCACGGGCACACGTTCTCGCTGGCC